In Lycium barbarum isolate Lr01 chromosome 9, ASM1917538v2, whole genome shotgun sequence, the DNA window AGAAATACAAGTCGAATGATGAAGTATTGAGTCCTGTGTTTTATTCACTTGCCAAAGCATACACACAGGATGAGTTCGATAAACTGATGGAAAAGATTGAGAATGTTGATATACGAGTAAAGAAATGTTTGGATGATGTTGTAAGGGAGAAATGGTCTAGGCTATATTCACCTGTTAACAAAGGTTGGACGATGACTTCGAATATAGCGgaatgtattaatggaaaactAGTAGCGGCAAGAGAGTTGCCTGTAtttgatttccttgaagaagtTAGGAGGATGTTTGGGAGATGGAATTGCACAAATAGGAAAAATGGTACATACACATTCTCAACACTTTCGAGACGATACCAAGAAATGCTCTCAACGAACGAGTATAAATCGTTACGCATGAGGGTAAGTTTTTTCTTGATGATAAAACTTGTTTGTTTATATCTCAGGGTATACTTCTCTGtatttttctatattttgttgtatttAGCTAACTGCCTTAAGTTTTTTTTAAGTTTATGGAAACTGACATGcaatgtatttttgttgttgaatgtgcATGTTTCTTAGGTTGAAGCATCAACTGAATATGTTTATACGGTTAATGATGGACCGCGGCGTTTCATAATTGATTTGAAGAGGAAAACTTGCAGTTGCAGGATGTTTCAAATGGACGAAATACCATGTTCACATGCCTGGGCTGTATTAAAGAGTAAAAATCTGACGGCTGATGCATATTGCTCAGAATTATTCAAGTCAAATACAGTGGTGAATACGTATGATGTGCTGATTGATCCACTTCCCGACGAGAGTGAGCGGAATGTTCCAACACACATATTGGAGGAGGTTGTTCTGCCACCGAGATACAAGCGACCTCCTGGTAGGCCAAAAAAGAAAAGGGATAAGCCATTAATGGAGCTGATGATTGGTAAACGTAGGAATTCTTGTAGTACATGTAGACGTCTTGGTCATAACATGCGTTCGTGTGGTAATGAGCCActtaagaagaagaaaataaatgTCTAGTCTTCATTTGTGTTTTATTTGTAGGACAGTTGTCCGatgatgtttaaaaaaaaatcagatgtATTCCATcttgaattcattttttttttttgtgatgtaTTTCACTGGTGTTATGTCATAGAGTTGAACTGATTTGCTCAATAATAAAATTTCAATGAAATTAACTTGAAAAACATTGGTCAATACTTGTGCCTCAAAAAATGACTTTATATGTGCAATGATTGTTGTGGGAATACATTTGATTCATACAGAACAAATTGGCCGAATTATTATACAAAGGGAAAGCATTCAggagttttgtaacttttttatatttctttgtatttcaatttatttccttgtATTTCAATATAGTTTCATTGTTGGGGAATACATTTTAAAGAACACTCGTGAACTTATGAACCAGTTGACTTTTATTGCAATATATATGACATGGTTGTTGCATTtctggtttaaaaaaaaaaaaaaacttaccagATATACAATGAATAAGGAAATGTATTGCGTACTTATAACAAACAAACACGAAATGACTGCAGACATCATACGAGTGTATTTAATAATATCCGAGAACTCTGGACAAAAGACAACACCATACTCGTTGTATTCTGAAAGAAAAACATACTGTCTAAAAGTAATTTTAACTGATCCAAACACTAATGTTCAACATCAAAAATACATGAAAAAATGTCTTGAACTAAACAACATCTAATCTATACCAACATCTACTCTACGTCATCTACTATATTCACTACATCGTAATCAACTATAGGCCTGACTGGTCTTGCTGGTTGCTCGTTATCACTTTTTGCATTCTGGTTTGCCTTGCACCAAGCATAGTCGCAAAGAAGTGCACCATATCTCTGACGGTGGAACTTTGCATCAATATTGACTGGAATGCCATCACCCGAGCTCAAGAATTCAGCAAAAACTGCCACATATACACCATAATCCCTGAAAACCAAGTGAACAAAAATTTATTCGTGCTTTAGTAAATTTTTAGAAGAAGAACAATGTTATTGAATCTGTATttcaaagtttaaaaaaaaaaacatacatgcTTCCAGAGGGTTGTTGTGGTAGATCGTCCACATTAACGATGTCAAAATCGTCATTTAGTGCTCTGTTTTTGTAAGCGGGGTGATTCTGAAAATCTATAtccttcttcttttcataaaaacCGGACATTTGTAGATGATGTGGCACAAGGGCAGCCATCATGTTCACTTCTCTCCTAACGACAGCATCATGCCCTGCAGCTCGATATGAGTCGTACACATACAGACATCTGCGCAAAAATCATAAACAAATataagaaaacaacaaaaagatACATTATAGAAGTGTATTTCATTATTTCTATAGCGTATGTTTAATAACAAATACACACATGTCAATGAATGATATTACCACTAAAatccagtgattttcctctttCACATTGACAGGGATTAGTACGTTGTTAACTGTATGCCATAGTACATTACCCATCAACCTGTACCCATTTATGTACTCACATACATCAGATTCCTTGCTAGCAACACTTGTGGATGATTCCGGATTTTTCCAAGCATGGTCAATCTCAGTGATTATGGTGTGTAGTATACAGCTGACGGTGGTATATTTATACGTGCTGTTATCTTCATATTTGCCTTTCTTACGGAGGTAATAAAAAATAACATCAAGATGCTGCAAATAAAATATAGGGGTAGTCAGTAATCTCAGTTGTTACTCCATcaaaaatacactgaaatatattgaaaAAATACAGCACAGCTACTGAAAAAAACAGAAGCATATCACAGTAGAAATATAACAGAATGCATGATAACAGAATGAAGTCGATCTGTGGAATACATCGAAAATATATGATATAGACAGTGAAATACGTGAAGAAAAAACACAGTCAAATGAACGTGTGTTAAATCAGTGAAGTCGATCTGTGGAATACATCGAAAATATATGATAGAGACAGTGAAATACATGAAGAACAAACAGTGAAAATTAGGAAGATTTAACGAAATACATCGTAAAATAAACATTGAAACATGCAAAATGGAAAAAGGAAAttccatataaaaaaaaaaaaaaaaacaaacctcGTCATTCCAAAGTTTCCCTTCCATTGATAACAAGTAGAACCAGTTTTTGTCTTTAACAAGTGTGACGCCTAACTTGAGTGACATATCGGCGTCTTCAGGATCCACTAATTCCTTGTTTTTCTATAGTGGTTTTCCTTGTCTCTTCTATATATCAACAGACAATAAAGAAACATATGATTAGAAATCTTgtataaaaaaacattttcatattttAAAGAAATGTAATGTTAAAAAAACTTACTTTTTATCATGCCTTAATAACAGATCCTTCTTGAGCCAATTTTCATATTCTTGAAAATACGCCGTGTCCGCAGGAGCATTTATTGGATGTTCTACAAAGGGGTGCTTCTTTTCAAATATGATAGGGACAAAATACCTTGCAGAAGATCTTGCTGAGCTGTAATTTGGCTTGAAAAGGGGACACAATGTATTTGCTGGGTTTCCTATCTCGCACAATGCTTGGGTGGACAATCATTCGGCGTTCAGTATTTTCGATTGAAGGTTGTGCTATTTCAGCAGCTGAACCTTGCCCCGTTGTTGGTTGTACTCCAAGTTGGTTGGGTAATTCATCATCAGGAATTAACCATTGAGAATTTGGTACAACGTTCTCAACTTTGCTGCTCTGAGGGGTCTTAAACATGTAGGGATCAGCTTGATCATTAACTTGTATTGCAGGGGGACCAAGTGGAATCACGGTGGCAAGAGGACACTGGATTAGCAACTCTGCTACCATTTGCTCTGATGCACTAAATTCTGCATTACCATTTATCCCACCTTGTTGCACAGCCGGAACCGGCACATGTGTATGCACAATGACTGCCTCGCCCTATACCAGTTATAAACATTCAGTGAAACAACAAAATACAAATTCAAAATGAATTAAAAACATCACCGGGATATACAATAAAAAAAATCAGTGTAGTGTTCATTGAACAGTAATACACTGGAATACAAGAATGAGTTAGAAAATAGTGAAATATAATTCGAAGTATGAAAACTCGGGttagaaatatagtgaaatatactGGAAAGTGTTAGAGATGCAGTGAAATATACTAAAAAAAGTTACAGTGAAATTCAGtggaatatataaaaaaaatgttgtgACAAGTGAATTATAACTGAAATATAGTAAGAACAATTAGAGATATAGTGAAATATATCGTCAAATATATTAAAAAGATTaaaaatacagtgaaatatacaAATTGGTGATAGAAATACAGTGAGATATACTAAACTTGTTATGTGAATACAAGTAAACATATGTGTACGACATCCTTTCACTGAACCATAAAAACCATtctgaccaaaaaaaaaaaaaaaagccaattTTTTTCTTAGGTACCTGTGGTTGTGTTGGCTTGGGGGGTGTTTCACCGCTACCTTGAATCTCTTCAGTTGAAGCCTTTAAAGTATCCCCACTTTGTGTACTTCGACGCATTCCAACACCAGAAACATCGCCAGTTAACATTGTGCCTGCCAACTTCATATTTTTTtccaataatatatattattgtgagTTCCTATATGTATaacaaaacaaattaaaaaaagtaCATATTGTTAAAGGGTAGTTTTTACCTTATTTTCATCGATACCATCTTTGACAGTTGATGTCTCTTTGTCATATTGTTGTTCTTGATTGAATTCATGCGAGTATTGTATGCCAACCTCGTATTGATTTACCGGAGCTTCACTATCGGCAACCTTAgaaatatatttaaatgttatttGTAAAAGTATGGGAACAGTTTTCATTCAAAATCTGTATTTTGTGAATAAACTCAATTTTATTTTGGATTTACCTTTTCTGAGGTTTGATTTCCCTTTATTGCCTCAACAACCTTTTTGAAGCTGTCATCGATGCACTTGCGAATATCATCCATGGGCTTGTTTAACTGAGCAGTTACCTACGTGTTTTTGACAGAACAATACGTCAAAATTGTATAAACCCTTAACAAAGCAaatatattacaaaaaaaaaaaaaggagaacaaCACACTTACATcgttcttaaaagcttgaaactccTGTCTGAGCAGTTTCACCTCATCAGTTTTGGTGGCTGTTTGGACATCACGATGCCTTGATGTCGAAGCGTCCTTCGATGTTGTGAGTGGTTCGTTCCGGGCTGGTTATTTCCTAACAGTAGAATCTGTAACTGAAACCCGTCTGCGTTTCTTATGAGGCGGTGAATCAGATACGACAGACCGTTGTTGCTGTTTACCCCTTACATTGTGTGGTGGTGTGGTACTGaagtcatcatagtcatcatcaaCCATCTCGTTGCCTTCGGCAACTTCAACTCCGTCTGTTGGGTTGGGGGATAGCTTGTGAAACAGCAGGAGGCAAATTAAGTCGTTCCAACTCAGCAGTGGTTGGAACAACATCATCAAAAGTACAAATCTGTGAATAAAAAAATTAGAAACAGTAAGATATACATTTAAGTACATCAAAATAAATTGAATGAACTATATTTGTGTCGATACATATAATGGTTTAAAAAAgtatatggaaacatttatgatatttgggGCTACAAAGAGAAACACAGTGATATAGAGGACTGAGTCGATGAGAAATATATTGAAATACAAATGATTACCCCCCTGAAAAAGTGATGATCTAGAATAGAGtgtgaaatatactgaaatacaaTAAAATAGAGTGCGAAATATATTGAAATACAATAAATATATAGGAAAAATACAAGTGATATACAATGGGATGTAAATGAATAAACTTTGATTCAAAtatagatacaaaaaaaaaaaggaatgcaTGTGTAAAATTTACCGGGTGTATGTCATCTCTAAACATGCCTTCCATCAAAGCATCAAATTTCGGTCTTTCTTTAACAGTCCGCCAATTCAATATTCTTGGAATTAAATTCCCCGACTTAATTGCAATATTGGATGGGACTTTTGAACAAGATTCATACAGCCAAACTTGCATGGCAATTGACATTCCGTGAATCCTATAATATTGCTTGAAGTCGGCATATTTTTGACTAATGCTTGTAACCAACTCTTTGAAGGACTCTTTGCCCCAAGGATAATCAACATATCTCCCATCCTCTACAACGTCAAAATGTATCCTAGGTATGTTCGATCGAACAGGCTCACCGCAGAATACGAATGTATTTATAAAATACAATATGGCCATCTTGACTGTGTCCTCGCCTTTGTCCTCCCAATCTGTATTGTTGAAACACTCAATCAGCTGCCCCCTTTTGATGTGATCAGATGTTCCACCCaaataatcatccataagcctATTTTTTTCCATCTAATCGTATACAAACTCATTTGTGTCGGAGACACAATTCAATCCAGTGATTAGTGCAAATTCTCTAATGCTAAAACGCAATACTTTtccatttatttcaaatgtaaagCACTCGTATGTACTTCCCTTAAGCTCTTTAACCATGAAGCACCTGAACAACTGTGCTTGTACATCCATATGCTGCATTCTGAGATATTTCCCAAAAATAGAGTCTGCAAACTTGTCCATCTGACCAGCCCCCTTTAGTTTACCCCTAATGTCACTGATTACATTGACGTTTGTGTATCTTTGCATAGATGGGGCCACAGCAGGCTGCTTCGTGACCAAAAATCTAGAATCCTGGACCAAAAGACATGTAAAACACAGTCAATTTTGCCTACGAAACTAAGATACAAAAAATTTAAAACAAGAAATCACAACTACAAAGAAACACAACTGCTAAAGTCTTAAAATCTATAACAAACATGCTGTATTTTTGACATTCagtgaaatacactgaaatataatgaACAATTATAATGATAGAATGTCCAACCCAGATTAAAAACAAAAATATAACAAAACCCAAAAACATAACTACCAGTTGATAAAATGTATATAACAAATTGAAAAACACATAAATAattcaaaacaaaagaaaatacgAAAAAAAATACCCATAAATATATGGGAAATATAGATCTGGTGAACTGAAATACATTCATGAAAAGGGGAAAATACCTCTCCATCGTCTTCTACATCAATTGAAGGTTTCTTCCGAACTACTTTTTTGCCCTTGCCTCCAGGAACATTCTTGGTAACCTTTCTCTTCTTCTGTAGCGGCACTTCAGAAACTTTTTTATCTGGTGCTGACTGTTTCCTCTTTGTTTCTTTATCATCATGAGAATCATGATGTTGTTTGTTCCTTCTTGGATCATTGATTTTTTTGCTACGCATCTCAGCATAAGATGACCCTCCTGCAATAGGGTTTTCTTGTTGAGTGAATCCCAAAGAGAAACTAGGAGCAtctattatattttctatacctCGAGTTCTCGTGCCCGGAGAGCCAATTTCAGCCATTGAAATCGAATCTGTGAATCTTGAGGAAAAACAACACTAAGAATGGATGATTTCTATATCTGAGAATGATGAAATTAAAGCAACAGagaattttacaaaaaataagaaaaaaagcaAACAACATGCATCTTCACAaaaaatatactgaaatacagtATACAAATCAAAAACCGAAATAAAAACTTACCTATTTTTGGTAAATGTTTTGCTTAGAAACTGTAAAAATAATGTGGTGTTATGTGAGAGTGAAAAACGGAATTGATAATTGAAGAGGGAAGAAACTGATTTGAATTATGGAAGAAATGGGGGGAATTGGGAGTTAATAGCGTGTATTTAGGTGGAGAGAGAGAGTATATTTGGGAACTATGCGTGAAAAGAGGGATATGGTGTTGCACGGTTTATTAGAAAAAAAGTGGGTTAGCTATGAAGTGTAAAATTAgaaaaatatatttatggatcataAATATTAAAAAGGTTAGATATTatccataaataagtcttaggGGTAGTTACACCAAGTaaattttacttttaaaaaaCACTTCGGAGAAAAAATACTTTGGCCTAATAGATTATTAATTACCTTCACTTACATTTAAATAACTTGTTTTTAAAAGATCTTGGGCGCAAAAAGAAATTTACTCTTGAATTGTGCGAATAATCTAATTTTCCCTATAGTTTGTTGTCATTGGCCCATAAAGATTAGTTGAGTTGGCTGGGTGAGTTGTTTTTCACGAGAGAGATTTGGGATCATTTCCCTCACCAATAGCTTTCTCATTTAGATCTAATGCGGTTGCCCAGTGCACAACTGAAAGATAGTAATTGCAGGTTTTCTGGGGGTTACAAAAGAAAAATAGGACTAGGTATACATAGATTGTGTTGGGATGATGTCCA includes these proteins:
- the LOC132611315 gene encoding uncharacterized protein LOC132611315 — encoded protein: MAEIGSPGTRTRGIENIIDAPSFSLGFTQQENPIAGGSSYAEMRSKKINDPRRNKQHHDSHDDKETKRKQSAPDKKVSEVPLQKKRKVTKNVPGGKGKKVVRKKPSIDVEDDGEDSRFLVTKQPAVAPSMQRYTNVNVISDIRGKLKGAGQMDKFADSIFGKYLRMQHMDVQAQLFRCFMVKELKGSTYECFTFEINGKVLRFSIREFALITGLNCVSDTNEFVYD